The window AAcacaagaaattaattaatattaattcgtACTAGTTTATTTCACACACAATGATAACACAAATGCAACTATTCTAAATATCGATTGTATTAGATTTGaatctaattaatcaattacaAATCTTCAAACCGAAAATTAAGAAACTGAAAGGAAAATAGGAATAACAAGAATTTAACCAAATTGAATTATGCAACCAATTTTTTCCTACTTGAACACAAATGAATGTGTCtttgtatattatatatataatcttcTGCAATAAATGATAGTACAACAATCTTACGtgtcttgtttttttttttcaatagcTCCACAAACTCTCCACATCAGAATTCTCCGGCGAATCATCCGACGGCGGCGACGCCATTCTCGGCGGGCTAACCAGCATTCCCTCCGCCATATCCACCAGCAGATTCGGCATATGAAACAGCGCCTCCTCATCAATAAACTCATGCTCCGCCTCCGCGGACGCTTCCCCGTCCCGAGCAGCGTCCGGCCGATGCTGCTGCTCATCATCAGCATCAGCCGGCCGCTGCTCGTCCGGCCTCATCAGGAGGGCGGCCGCGGCGGCCGCCCTCCTGATGTCCAGGGCCGCGGGGGAGGCCGGGGCCGGATAGGCCGCGGCCTGGTCCGGGAAGTTGACGGCCGCGCCGGGGCCCTTGAGCGCCAGCGCGGCCGCGTCGTACGCGGCCGCGGCCATCTCCGGGGTCGGGTAGGTGCCGAGCCAGACGCGGGTCGTCTTCTTCGGCTCGCGTATCTCGGACACCCATTTCCCGCTCCGGCTCCGGATGCCGCGGTACGTCGGGTGCTTCCCCCCGCCCGGCGGCCTGGCCGCGGCCGCGGTCTTGACCTTTTTCGGAGACGGAAGCGATTCGCTTCCGATTGAGGGCTGCAAATGTTGAGATTGAGATTGAGCAGTGTTAGTACtccgcggcggcggtggtggcggcggcggcggaggaggaggaggggtGTGGGTTGATGGGAAATGGGGGGAGGGGGGAATGGTGTTGTTGACTCATGTTAGAAGGATGTGGAGAATGggacatatatatttatgtgtgGGCACACAATACACATATATAGTGTCGTACGTATAAAGAGTTTAGTAGTTGTAGTATCAAATTTGCTATatatgtagagagagagaggggtgAATAAGGAGGAGGGaaaggggggggggggggggggtttgGTATATAAGTGGAAAGTTTGATGTGGGGAATGAAATTAGGCCGTGGGGAAGTCGTGGTTAGAGATATGTGAAAATGGCagctcacacacacacgcactaGGACAACCTAGTTTTTAGGCGACAAGTGCAAAAAAAACACGTATAGGGAAGAAACAACAATAGTTGctcttttttttggatatatattttaattttttttttcgttcaATTGCATAAATTTATACACTATTTGTTTCATGTCATTTTCCTAGGATTTAATCATCGGAAAGAGATATTGATGAGGCATCGAATCAGCTACTAATTAGACATTTCATAGTAGTCATGTCGATGCCAGATCAGTATCTATTTCATAGAATGGTTAAATCCCGAGAAATCGCAAAACATATAAAGTaatttgtgtatatatttagagaaaaaattgaaagtttgtGTGCAAAACCAAGTGTTTGTACAAATAAGACTgattattatttctaatagATTGATTGTATTGGGTGAGTTTAATTAACCTAAGTATAGGGAGGAAgtatctattttaaaaaccCTAGGGTTAATAGTTGTAAAGTTTCTCTAGCTTAGCTccaaattataaaagaaattatataatattaggTAATAATGTATTGGTTAGAAACGCTatcataaatgaaatattcttAGTATATAAGTGAACAGTTTGATTCAGATTctaatccttattaaattctATTTAATCAACATGTTACTGTATATGTACATGCAGTAAGCAgtaactaataatataatcaGTCTGgactaaattataaatcacTTAACTCTTAATTCATTGGCCGCAGAAGAATATGTATTGCCCTACCTTCttaaattagtataattaaaataatactagacTCTATTATTTGAGCACtagttcatatttatatatatgtatgtatgtaatTGTTGTTCAATTAGTTGATGAAGTCTAAAGACTAGGCTTTAACATCACTGTTTGAAACTCCAAAAGATTTGAACAACcttaattagtttattatgTTGAGTTTACTATATTGATTATAGCAACTTTCTTTTatcatttccatttattttttactttctgGTATACCATTTAATGTGATGGTTTACATGTGtatgaaattgttttaaaGAGAATTCTaattattaagaaatatttagTACTTTCATTGTGAAATATCTATGGTAAATACTGAATAAGTATAATGAATCAGTCATAGaattttactagtattatcTAAGAGCTCAGGTAAATTCTTAGTTTTAGTCATAAAAAGTGTcttaatatagtatattagGTAGTACGTAttgtatataatatcaaatcTCATCCATTGATATTGTTAATCCAATGATTGATAGTTGtcgtatatataaaattttagatggatttttaatgataaaatacaaaaaatacatGCAGTACTAAATACCAAGTTCCAATAACTATTACTATATGAAAGaatgatataaatatactctCAATCATTGAAATTGGACATTATtctgaaataagaaaaaaagtatcCCAATCCcattttgaaataatagtTGCCGTGGATATAAATCACTTGATATGTGTCTTCCTTTatgaccctatatatatattgaagtACAATTGTTTTTTTCCCTCATggtattattataaattgaagTACAATTGGTTGACAATTCTGTAgttataagaaaaaatgatttctaacattaattatttggtaGTACTTGATTTCTTGTTTGGTATGTAGCCTAATTggctaattttaaattttctattccTTGTTGTGGCTCGAAATCAACCACATAGCCTCTCTTCTTTGCAATCGTGCTATCCATCCCCCaccaaatattttgaattgtaaaaataaatcgTGTAAATATTGTGAATCAAACTTAGGTAGAGtttgcataaatttgatttattaattcatatttcGAATTTactattcataattaaattctaaatagGATGAATACACAAACTCATATGGAATggaaatatgaattaatttgaacctgaaccataattttgttataattattattattatttaaaaataatgttaacaCTAACAATTAGAATAACACAAAGGTATCatccacaaaataatttaaacccTAAGCAATAGTCTTGAAAACGACTCGTCGGAAATAGGTTTCGATGTGGCTGATTCGAGTCGACGTTGCTTTCGTCGGCCCATTATAGTCTGGGCCGCGTGCTATTGGGCCAGTATAATTTTTCCGGCCCgcaaactatttaattattaagttGACTGATAATGGGCTTTGAGCCCagatatttatttgaatagaaACAGCCCAACTACTTCAGAGAGGCCcaaagttttttaaaaaatcattatataaatGGATTGTGTAattcaacataaaaaatgccattcaagtttaatttataAGCAGTACTATAAAGATAAAATGTGGAGTATCACTAACATTAATGATCAATAACAGAGCTATAGAGGATTGGGTCAtcttatattatttcattctaGTACTACAACTATTATTAATGCAATCCACATCAGCAACACCTTTCAtgtttaattttcttgaataCCTGAactcaataatatttttattgttattttaattgggTCAATGCCATTTGCAGCAATAGATTAAGGGTTGACTTTTGGTTTTGGGGTTTACTTATTGTAATtcaaacaataacaaaatgatTTCCCCCCTACTCCATGATATTCAATGTGTACGTcgtagtattattttactcagatttcaattatataaaaaaatgactacatTATTATATCTAAGCACACGAcattatatagtatataccaagtatatatatagaatgaATACATACATAGAGATATGGTGAGTGGTTCTAGTGAGAACTTTGAGAACCAAAATTTTCTGATATATTAATATCAGTTAACACaaatcatattaattattaatattaagtGAGAAACTGATATAGAGTGAGAAACTATGAATCAACGAACTAATATTAAGTAAAAATTGA is drawn from Salvia hispanica cultivar TCC Black 2014 chromosome 6, UniMelb_Shisp_WGS_1.0, whole genome shotgun sequence and contains these coding sequences:
- the LOC125197218 gene encoding LOW QUALITY PROTEIN: ethylene-responsive transcription factor ERF027-like (The sequence of the model RefSeq protein was modified relative to this genomic sequence to represent the inferred CDS: inserted 2 bases in 1 codon), coding for MSHSPHPSNMSQQHHSPLPPFPINPXTPPPPPPPPPPPPPRSTNTAQSQSQHLQPSIGSESLPSPKKVKTAAAARPPGGGKHPTYRGIRSRSGKWVSEIREPKKTTRVWLGTYPTPEMAAAAYDAAALALKGPGAAVNFPDQAAAYPAPASPAALDIRRAAAAAALLMRPDEQRPADADDEQQHRPDAARDGEASAEAEHEFIDEEALFHMPNLLVDMAEGMLVSPPRMASPPSDDSPENSDVESLWSY